The window GCTTTTGCTGGAAGCTATCCACCGTCGCCATCCAGGGGAAAAAGAGAATAATCCCCTCAAAAAGCTTCCTGTTTGCTCTTTTGAGTTCTTTATTCGAATAAAACTCGTCTAAAAACGAAGAAGCGAAAAGTTCCATGGACATGGAAGCAACTTCGCAAAACTCCAAGGGAGCCGATCGATAATCGTAAAGGAACTGATCTCTAGAGGCAAGGGAATGAATGGCATGGCCCGATTCATGGAGTAGAGTTTCCAAGTCTCGATGCGTTCCTACGGCATTCATGAATATGAAAGGAAGGCGAGCCAAAGGGAGCGTGCTTTGATAGCCTCCCGGAGCTTTCCCCTTGCGGTTTTCCAAATCAATCAACCTTTTCTCTCCCAAGGTTTGATAAAAATTCCACAGTTTTAGGTCCATTCTTTTGAAAATCTTTCCCACTTTTTCAAACAGTTCTTCTGCCGTATGAAAGGGTTTCAAAGGGGGTTCACCTTCCGGGTCCACGGCTAGATCCCAAGGTCTCAACCTATCTAAACCCAGCGCCCGTTTCCTGGCGTCTTGTATTTCTCTTTGCACGGGAACTACCGTCTGTTCTATCGCTTCGGCCAATTTTAAACAATCTTCCGGGGTGTAATCGAAGCGGCGATATTTCTCGAAAACGTAGCTGCGGTAGTTGTCGAACCCCGCTGAAGCGGCAATTTGAGAGCGAAGAGCAAGGAGCTTGTCGAAAAGCTCTTCAAAAATGTCTTTTTTTTCCAATCGTTTCTGGGCGATGATCTCCCATACTTTTTTCCTCTTTTCCCTATCCTGGTCTTCAAGAAAAGGGCTCAATTGAACCAGTGTATACTCTTTGCCTTCGTATTCGGCCGCAAGCCCCCCGGAAATCTTCTGGTATTGTTGACAGAGCTTTTCTTCTTCGACTTCGCGGGCAACATTTTCTTGGCTATATGTAGCCAACTGGCTCAAGACAGACCTTTTGAAAACCGCGTAAGAACCGTCAAGACTGTTAAAAAAGGGGTTGGAAACAAGCTTTTGTAAAAGGGCCATTTGCCTGGGCTTTCTCAGCGGTTCCACCACCGTAACGATGTAGAGATAGCTTTTTTCTCTCTCTTCATCGTCCGTCTGGCAGGTCATCGCGATATAGCGCTTGGTCCTTTCCTCGTCGAGGGCTTCTCTTAATTCATCGTAAAAACCGATCCACCTTTTAAGATCTTCCAAGCCCCGGACATTTTGAAGCTCCTGTTCCAGCCTATCAAACAATGCGCAAAGGGTGTTTTCTTCCAGGATATCTTTGCCCGGTTCAAGAAATTGCAGGGGTTTATAGGGAGAAAAAGAAAAGCTGATCTCGGCGGTTTCGTTCATATTCAATTAGGTATCTTCGATTTGAAACATATTCCAGAAATTTTGAAAAGCCGTATTCCAACTTCTTTCTTCTCTTACCTTTTCCGCCCATTGCCTCTTCAGTTCCCATGACGGGGGGTTGTCAAGATAAGAAGAAATGGCCTGGGCCCAGGCTTTCAGATCCTTTGCCTTGCATATCTTTCCCATTCCAAGCTTTCTTACCAGCTCGGAAGGCCCTCCCACGTCTGAAACTATGGCAGGAACCCCCGAAGCCATGGCTTCAAGAACCACGTTGCCAAAAGTATCCGTTGTACTGGGGAAAACAAAGAGAAAAGCCGAGGCATAAGCTTTACTCAGCTCAAGGCCGGTGAGCACCCCGGTAAAAATAGCTTCAGGAATCAGCCTTTGCAATTCTTCTCTAAAAGGGCCTTCCCCGACAAATGCCAAAGAAAATCTCTTGCCCATTCCCCACAAGTAATGAGAGAGATCGGCCAAAAAAGCCAGCTCTTTTTCCTTTGAAATCCTTCCTACATAAAGAATAACGGGTAAACTCGATCCATATTTTTTCCAAAACGCCTGGTCCGCATAAGAGGGGCTAAACATGTCCACATCCACCCCGCGGGGAAAGAGAGCCAGCTTTTCAGCAGGAATTCCTCTTTGAACCCAGCACCGCTTATAATACTCGGTATTGACGAGAATTTTATCTAACTGGCCATAGAACCATTCCATGTATTTCCAGGTCAATGTTTCCATCCAGGAATCATCACTTAAGAACCGGGCATACTGGGGAAAATCGGTATG is drawn from Methylacidiphilum infernorum V4 and contains these coding sequences:
- a CDS encoding M3 family oligoendopeptidase gives rise to the protein MNETAEISFSFSPYKPLQFLEPGKDILEENTLCALFDRLEQELQNVRGLEDLKRWIGFYDELREALDEERTKRYIAMTCQTDDEEREKSYLYIVTVVEPLRKPRQMALLQKLVSNPFFNSLDGSYAVFKRSVLSQLATYSQENVAREVEEEKLCQQYQKISGGLAAEYEGKEYTLVQLSPFLEDQDREKRKKVWEIIAQKRLEKKDIFEELFDKLLALRSQIAASAGFDNYRSYVFEKYRRFDYTPEDCLKLAEAIEQTVVPVQREIQDARKRALGLDRLRPWDLAVDPEGEPPLKPFHTAEELFEKVGKIFKRMDLKLWNFYQTLGEKRLIDLENRKGKAPGGYQSTLPLARLPFIFMNAVGTHRDLETLLHESGHAIHSLASRDQFLYDYRSAPLEFCEVASMSMELFASSFLDEFYSNKELKRANRKLFEGIILFFPWMATVDSFQQKLYTSSDQSREKRADIWESLVDRFGGIVDWEGYEEARRYLWHRQLHIFEIPFYYIEYGIAQMGALAFWIEAKKDLKTALERYLYALSLGGSKPLRELFQLAGLPFDFSAQTLRPLIEAAREEWLRFST